The stretch of DNA CTGGTGGGCGACGCCGCCGGCCAGGTCAAGGTGACGACGGTGGGCGGCGTGGTGGCCGGCATGCGCGGTGCCCTGGCCCTGGCGCGGGCGCTGTGCACCGGCTCGACATATGCCGGCGAACTGCGTCCCCTGCGCAGTGAGCTGTTCTGGCATGCCTTTGTGCGGCACACGCTCGATGGGTTCGGCGATGCGGATTATGATCTGCTCCTGCGCCTCCTGAACCATCGGGCGGTGCGGGTGCTGGGCCAGTATGATCGCGACCGGCTGGCGCAGGCGGTGTGGCGCATCTTCCTGGCACAGCCGGGCTGGTTCCTCCTGGGCCTGCGTGCGCTGGCCCGCGGCCTTCGATAAGGACGGCTCTTTCGGATGCTGCGCAGGACTGCCCGGTGGATCGCGGATAGGGAGCTGTGGCCGCTGGCAGTCGGGGCGGCGCTGGCAATCTTCTTCCCGGGATATGCCGCCTATGGCCTACTGCTGATCCTCCTCCTGTGGCTGATCCGATGGGCGGCCCGCGGCCGGCCGGCGGTCCCCTGCCCCTACAACCTCCCCGCGCTCATCCTACTGCTGATGGCCGGCGTCTCGCTGGTTATCTCAGTGGACCCGATGACCTCTTTCGTCTGGGCGGCGCGGCTGGTCGCCGGCATTGCGCTCATGCTCGGCATCGTCAACTGGGCGCGGAGCGAGGCCCATCTGGCCGTGCTGGGGATTGCCATGACGGCGGTGGGCCTGGGCATGGCGCTCCTCACCCCGCTGGGCATCGAATGGCCGCGCACCCTGGAGGTGGCGGCGGAACGCCTGCCGGCCTCGTCCACCTGGTTGACCGCTCTGCGCGGCAGTTTTAACCCGAACATGATGGCCGGCGCCCTGGCGGTGCTGATCCCCTTTCCCCTGGCCCTGCTCCTCTTCTCTCCTGTCCGCTACCCTTCCGTTCGTGGGGCTGTCCTGCGCCCCATCGCCTGGCTTATGGAGCGCATCTGGGTGCGCCTGCCCTTCTGCCTGCTGACCCTGGCGGTCGTACCGGCGGCGCTGTTCGTCACACAGTCGCGCGGCGGATGGCTCGGCGCCGGCGCGGCCCTGTGGGTGCTCATGGCGGGCCGCTGGCCCGGCTGGGGCATCCTCCTGCCGGCCGCCGTGGGCGCCGGCGGGTATGTCCTGTGGCATTCCGACCTGCTCACCACCCCACAGCGCTACCTGGTCACCAGTTCGCTGAGCAGTCTGGCCGGCCGCGGGGATATCTGGCTCAGAGCGCTGTATGTCCTGCGCGATTTCCCCTTCACCGGCGTGGGGTTGGGCATGTTCGGGAAAGCGGCGGAATGGCTGTATCCCAAGTTTAACGGCTTCAACGTGGTCCATTACCCCCATGCGCATAACCTTTTCCTGCAGGTAGGGGCTGACCTGGGCGTTCCCGGCCTGCTGGCCTATCTCTGGCTGTTGGGGGCAGCCTTCTGGGCCGGCGCCGCGGCGGCGCGGGGCCTGGGCCGGCAGGGCAAACGGGGCCTGCAGGGGCTGGCCTGGGCCTGCCTGGCGGGGCTGGCCGGCATGACTGTGCACGGCATGCTGGATGCCACGACCTGGGTCGTCGGCAAGGGCGGGTTTGTCCCCTTCATGGTCATGGGCCTGGCAATGGCGCTGATGGCATACAGCCGGCGTGGAACAGACGAAAAAGGGTCAGAGATTACCGGCTGATGCGGCATTCCCTCGTCCTCTCACTGCTGTCATGGGGTATGGGACTGCTGTTGCTGGCTGGAATGCCGGCCTGCCGGCCGGCTCTCCC from Anaerolineae bacterium encodes:
- a CDS encoding O-antigen ligase family protein → MLRRTARWIADRELWPLAVGAALAIFFPGYAAYGLLLILLLWLIRWAARGRPAVPCPYNLPALILLLMAGVSLVISVDPMTSFVWAARLVAGIALMLGIVNWARSEAHLAVLGIAMTAVGLGMALLTPLGIEWPRTLEVAAERLPASSTWLTALRGSFNPNMMAGALAVLIPFPLALLLFSPVRYPSVRGAVLRPIAWLMERIWVRLPFCLLTLAVVPAALFVTQSRGGWLGAGAALWVLMAGRWPGWGILLPAAVGAGGYVLWHSDLLTTPQRYLVTSSLSSLAGRGDIWLRALYVLRDFPFTGVGLGMFGKAAEWLYPKFNGFNVVHYPHAHNLFLQVGADLGVPGLLAYLWLLGAAFWAGAAAARGLGRQGKRGLQGLAWACLAGLAGMTVHGMLDATTWVVGKGGFVPFMVMGLAMALMAYSRRGTDEKGSEITG